A stretch of the Macrobrachium nipponense isolate FS-2020 chromosome 23, ASM1510439v2, whole genome shotgun sequence genome encodes the following:
- the LOC135196787 gene encoding uncharacterized protein LOC135196787: MRACRLLVVFLCTLWKTMIPASDAVITNNRFFALPHIPTANVEMVLPYAKSTLQCFGACASHQPSCQGFVVNSVDLTQPCKLLIGLTGLKNAATPNTKAYVTRIIDGQVIHYNATRRTWADANAYCAGLNKQLIRPATVIANAVVLEAMNPLYIFVGALTDLADPNLVRDLYDNQQLGVTWASWRRYLGDPKKYMAYVEGAFEDINDYWTPSATGTICMPKP, from the exons ATGCGTGCCTGCCGGCTACTAGTAGTGTTCCTTTGTACTTTATGGAAGACGATGATACCTGCCTCAGATGCTGTCATCACAAATAACAGATTCTTCGCTCTGCCCCACATACCCACAGCCAATGTCGAAATGGTCTTACCTTATGCCAAGAGTACCTTGCAGTGCTTTGGGGCATGCGCCAGTCACCAGCCCTCTTGTCAGGGATTCGTTGTGAACAGCGTTGACTTG ACTCAGCCATGTAAACTTCTAATAGGTCTAACAGGTCTGAAGAACGCAGCCACGCCTAACACCAAGGCCTACGTCACCAGAATCATCGACGGGCAGGTCATCCACTACAACGCCACACGAAGAACCTGGGC AGACGCCAACGCCTACTGCGCAGGTCTGAACAAGCAGCTCATTAGGCCTGCCACTGTGATTGCAAACGCGGTCGTCTTGGAAGCCATGAACCCGCTGTACATATTCGTCGGCGCCCTAACTGACCTGGCTGACCCAAACCTTGTTCGTGACCTCTACGACAACCAGCAGTTGGGCGTGACCTGGGCCTCTTGGCGAAGGTACTTGGGGGATCCCAAAAAATACATGGCCTATGTTGAAGGCGCTTTCGAGGATATCAATGATTACTGGACCCCATCTGCCACGGGCACTATATGTATGCCAAAGCCCTAA